The genomic DNA TCTCGGCGCACAGCGCGTCCTTGTTTTGGAAGTAGAGGTAGAGCGCGCCCTTCGAGAGCTCCGCGCGCTTCGCCACTGCGTCCATGGACATCTCCCAGTAGCCCGTCTCCACGACGAACTCCTCTGCTGCCGCCACGATGGCCTCGCGGCGGGCTTCGCGTTCACGCTCACGACGGGAGCGGAGGCGACATGGTGGGGATGACGACGACATGACGGAGGCTGCCGACGGAGTGACCGTGCGGCAGACCTAGCGCCATCACCCCAACGCGGCAACCGTGAAATGACCGCCGGTCAGCAAATGACCGTGGGTTCCAAACGGAGCGGCCAACGCCACCCGCAACCTCGTCTCAAAGGCAGACACGACCGGCGGCGGTGGCCTCGCAGCTCAGGCCGGCTGCGCAGTCGCGGTCTGCCCCGCACGGCCGTAGGCAGAACGCGTTGCGGGCCTCGGCCGCGCCCGTGGCCACCACGATTCCCTCGCTGTCCACGTCCGTGCAGGCCAGCACGTCCGAGCAAGGAAAGCGCGGAGCGCACCGAAACGTGCAGAACCCAGCGCCTGCGGTGGTGGCGCCCGGCTCCGACCGGAGCACCACGCAGTCGAGCCCGACGCTGCACTCGGGGGTGGCCTCGCACGACTCGAACAGCCGGCGCTCGCTGCTGGTCTGGCAGGCGGCGAGGCCTACGCACAGAAGCGCCAACAAGAGTGGGAGGCGGGGCAGGCTCACGCCGCCAGCGTACCACGCACCCCCGCTGGCCACTTGCGCGTGCACGGCGTGGCAGTGACAGAATGCCGCCATGCCCCGTGCCCTTCTGCTTCCCCCAGCTTCGTTCTTCACGCTGGCCGCCCTGGGCGTGCTCCTCGGGGCCTGTGGCGGCGACACCCCCGCCGTCCCCTCTGCCGCCCCCGCTGTCTCGGGCCTGCCGGCCCCGAGCGCGCTGGTCGTGCTGAGTGATGCCGAACGGGCCCGTGTGCCCGAAGTGTTGGCCGAGCTGCGCAACGGCAGCTTCTCCCGCAGCGTGGTCATCCACGACAACGCGCGCGTGCTGCTGTGGCTGGCCGAGACGAGCACCGACCCCAGCGTGACGACGGCGGCCCTGCGCGGGCTGCTGACCACCTGGACCCACTCCCCGCGCTACGCCGAGCGCATGGCCCTGGTCAGCCCGGAGTACGCCACCATCGTGCTGCGCCGCATGGGCGACGATCACCCCGGAGTGCAGGCCGCGGCCATCAAGGCATCCATCAAGTGCCTGCTGGGCGAATCGCCCCACACGGGTGTGGCAGCGCGGCTGAGTGAGCTGGCCACCCGTCACCCCTCGGCGGCCGGGCGCCTCGAAGCGCTCGAGGCGCTCTGGCACTCGAGCGTCATCGTGGAGACGCCGTCGCACATCGCGCCCTTCGTGGCAGCGCTGGATGCGCCCGAGCCTTGGCTGGTCTCGGGGTCCCTCTTTCGCCTGGGGGCCTTCGGCGCAGGTTGGCCGGACCAGGGCACTCTGCGCGCTCGTCTCCGGGAGCTGTTGGCGCACGTTGATCCCGGTGTCCGCGGCCGTGCCGCCACGGCGCTCTCCACCATCGTGGGGCCCCAGGATGCGGACCGTGACGCCGTGGCGCAGGCCATCCTCCCGTTGCTCCGCGATGCCCATGCCTATCCGCGCTCTGCCGCTGCCACCGCGCTCGCGTGGCTCGACTACCGGCCAGCGGTGCCCGAGCTGGTCGCGCTCCTCGACGACAGCGCCAGCAACGTCTACGACCTGCGCGACTTCACCCTGCTCGACGGCACCCCGGGGCTGAGCCACCACGACGGGTCGCCTTGGTCGCGCGTCGACGACGCCGCCCTGCGCGCGCTCCAGTCCTTCAGCTCGCGTCTCGGGACGCGCTTCACCTTCGACGTCCACCACGAGCGCGTGGACACGGACCTGGCGGCGGCCGGCAGCGTGGCCCGAGCGTGGTACCAGGGCGTGCGGTCGGAGCTCCCACCCGGCTGAGCCAACCGGGCCACGCGCGCCGCGCGGAAAAAAGATCGAAGGACACGAGCAAGTGGCGGCCTCGAGGGACGAAGACCGGGCATCTGCCCCAGCCGCACGCGCGGGGGCCCAACCCGGAGCTTCCTCATGTCCAGCACCCTCACCAACGTCCTCCTCCTCGTCATCCTCTTCGCCACCCAGGTCGTCGTCACGGATTGGCTCACGCGCAACGTCCTCGAGGTCGCTTCCAAGCGTCCGCTGCGCGCGGCTGCGGCCACGTTGTTCCTCACTGGCTTGACCCTCGGCCCGGCTGCCTATGGCGTCGATGCGCTGCTCGGCGGCAGCCTCTCCTCCCTCTCACGCGTCCTTCTCTGTCTCACGGTGGGTGTCGCGCAGACCGGCCTCGTCCTGCGCCTGATCTACGGAACCGGCGTGCCGCTCGCGTTCGTGCACGGCCTCATCCTCCACCTCACCTGGGGCGCGGTGTCCGTGCTGATCATGCTCTGCGACCGCCTGGGCGACTTCTACTTCACCGCGCCGTTGCTCTTCATCCTGGCAGCACACGTCACCAAGCGCGTGCAGGACAGGGATCTGGTCCGCCGCCTCAGCAGCATCCCGCCCACGGCGCCCAACGTCCGGGTCGCCCAGCGCTGAGCGCCCAGCAGCTCAGGCGGGCGCGGCCTCGCGCGGTGCCGCGCGCAGCATGTTCGCGTCGCCCAGCATCACCGCCAGCGTCTTCTGCAGCCGCGTGAGCACGGGCTCCTGCACATAGGGCACGCCGTAGCGCTCGCACAGCGCCCTCACGGCCGGCTGCATGCGCTGGTACTGCAGCATGCTCATGTCCGGGAACACGTGGTGCTCGATCTGGTAGTTCAGGAAACCGTGCAGAAAGTCGTTGAAGTCACTGCCCGTGCGGAAGTTGGTGGAGCCCACCACCTGGCGGAAGTAGAACTCACCCTTGCCTTCGCTGACCGGCTCGTCGAAGGCGTACATGTCCTCGCCCGCGTGGTTGGTGGTGATGACCAGGAACGAGTGCAGGTTGGTGAACCACTCCGCCAGCATGCTGTTCACCAGCACGTTCGTGGCCGCTATCGGGCCCAGCGGCAGGAAGAGCAGGGGGGCGAGGACGAAGTGGGCGGTGGCATAGGGCACCAGGCAGCGCTCCCAGAGCGCACGCTCTCCCCACATGGAGGCCAGCGTGCGGGGTGCGCCGCCCTCGCGCTGAGCGCCGTCGTTCAGCAGCACGCGCAGGGTGTTGGGGGCGTAGTAGGTCCACTTCCACGTGCTCGCGAAGAACGCGATGACCGCCATGCGCACCGGCCGCGGCAGGTCCGACGCCCGCAGCCAGTCGAGGTTGGCCTCCACCAGGTCCGGGTCGGCCAGCTCCCCCAGCCGGTAGTGGTGCAGCCGGTTGTGCTCCACGTTCCACGCCTGTGGGTCGATCCAGTCGAACCAGTCTCGGAAGCGACGGCTCCCCGCGGCGAACGTCCGGCTGGTCCGCTCCTCGGGCACGCCCGGCACGTGGTCGTAGCCGCGGTGGGACACGTGGTGGGCCACCATCGCCCAGCGGGTCAGGCGCCCCTGGCTCAGCAGCAGCGCGGAGAGCGGGTTGGGGGCGAGCCATGCCGTCGCATATCCGGCCGCCGTGCACAGCCGGCCCCAGCGCTCGATCTTCGCCAGGTGGTCCAGGTCGGGCTGGCCTGCCTGCGCGCGAAGCTCGCGCTTCAGCGCGTCCAGGTCCCGCGCGAACCCCGCGTGGTCGATGTCGCGGGCGGCCAGCGGGACGGGGCGGGGCGGGGTACGGTGACCCTCGGAGGTGGGCGCTGCGGTAGAGGTGGTGGGCATCTCGTCAGGGTTCCAGGGCGGAGAGATGTATCGTTCCAGACCGGACGCCGCAAACCGGCGTCCCGTCGTCCGGCTCGCCCAGCCGGCAGAAATGCACGATTCGGCTTGCTTACGGGCCTTTCCGGGCGCATGAACGCACGTAAGGTACTCTCGCAGCGGTTTCGGGACGCACAACACAAGGTTCTTGCGTGATCGAACCAAGCAGTCATGTTGACTGCTGCGGCGTCTTTCGCGGGCTCCATTGAGCTCGCTTGGGGCGGGTCAGGACGAGAGGCTAGAAGAGAGAAATGTGATGTCGAAGAAGCTATTTGTGGGCAGCCTGAGCTGGGGTACGGATGATCAAGGGCTGCGCACGGCGTTCGAGCGCTTTGGTGACGTGACTGACGCGAAGGTCATCACTGACCGTGACTCGGGGCGCAGCCGCGGGTTCGGGTTCGTGACGTTTGCCGATGATGGCGCTGCCGACCAGGCAGTGGAGCAGATGCACGGCGCGACCCTCGACGGCCGCACCCTGAACGTGAACGAGGCCCAGGATCGTCGTGACGGCGGCGGCGGTGGCGGCGGCGGCGGCGGTGGTCGCGGCGGCTACGGCGGCGGCGGCGGCGGTGGCGGTCGTGACCGCGATGGCGGCGGAGGCGGCGGTCGCGGTGGTCGTGACGGCGGCGGCGGCGGTCGTGGCGGTCGCGATGGCGGCGGCGGCGGCGGCGGTCGTTGGTGAGACCTCGGTCCACCTGACCCAATGAAGAGGGCTCCCAGCAGGGGGCCCTTTTTCAATTGGGCCGTTGGAGCCTCCACCAACAGCTGCTCAGGGGCGTGACGAAATTGCGCAGCGCACAACTTCGTCAAACAACCCGAAGAACGTTTGATGTATCGTTCACTCCCTGAGAGCCCGCCATGTCACACCCAAGAAACAAACGACTCCCTCTCCTCTTGGTCTTCGCGGCGCTCGCCTGTCCGGCGGGCTCACTTGCGCAGTCTCCAGTCGACGACGCGCAGGCCCAGGCGCAAGCCGCGCGTGACGCGTATCACTCGCTGGACCTCGATCAGGCCCAGGAACAAGCGCGGGCTGCGGTCGACACGTGCGAGCGCGGTGGCTGCCCCGCCCCGGACATGGCCCGCTACTACGTGCTCCAGGGCATGGTCGAGTACGCCGCCACCCAGGACCGCGACCGCGCGCGAGCCATGTTCCGGCAGGCTGTCCATACGGACAACGCCGTCGAGCTGGACCCCGAGCTGGCCACGCCAGACCTGCAGGCGATCTTGGTGGACGCCCGCGAAGACGTCGCCATCGACGGCACGCTCTCGCCGGAGGAAGTGGCTGCGCGCCATGGCGACGATACGCCGCGCCTGCACGAGGGAGGCACGTGTCATCAGGACGAGCAGTGCTCGGCCGGGCTCATCTGCGAAGGCAACATCTGCGTCAGCGGTGAGCGCCCCGAGGTGGAGGAGCCGTGGCAACGGTTCTTCCTCGAGGTGGGCTTCAACATGGCGGCCGCCACGGCCAGCGACCAGATGACGCCGGCCGACGCACCCGTGCTGACGTTCAACGGGACCGTTCCCACGGGTGTCGAGCGGTTCGACCCGCAGATGGACGACGATCGGTCCAACGACAGCTACTACGTGGGTGGACAGAACGGCTGCAACGCCCCCGTACCCACCGATGAGGCCACGACCGACAACTACTGCGTCCGTGTCACCTCGGGCCTCTTCGTCTTCGCGCCCGGCATCCACGTCGGCCTCGGCCTCTGGTTCACCGAGCGCCTCGGCGTCTCGCTGCGCGCGCGCATCGGCATCGGCCACGGCGGTGGCTCGCTCAGCTTCATCCAGCTCGGCGCCCGCTTCCACTTCCGCGTGGTCGTGCCCAAGCCCGATGGGCTTCACATCTCGCTCTTCCTGGGCGCCGCCTACGGACAGATCCAGGTCCGTCCCAAGCAGGTGGACGCGGATCGCATCTGGGCCACCACTGGGCCCATTGGCATCGATCTCGGCATGAACCTGGGCTACCGCTTCACCCCGAACGTGGGCATCTTCGTCCAGCCCGGCGTCTACACACTTCTGCCGGACTTCTCGCTCGGCCTTTCGGCCACCGTGGGCCTCGACCTGGCGATCGGCTCCGTGGGTGGGCCTCCGCCCCCGCCGCCCGAGCCCGAGCCCGAAGATGACGACCGCGATGGCGACCGCATCCTCAACCACAACGACGCCTGCGAGGACGAGGCGGAGGACGTGGACGGCTACGAAGACGAAGACGGCTGCCCCGAGCTCGACAACGACAGCGACGGGATCGTCGACGGGGCAGACGCCTGCCCGCGCGAAGCCGAGGACATGGACGGCTACGAGGACGACGACGGCTGCCCCGAGCGCGACAACGACGGCGACGGCGTGGCCGACGTCGACGACGCGTGCCCGAACGAGGTCGGCGTGGGTATCGCCCGCGGCTGCCCGGAGCCCGACCGCGACGGTGACGGCGTGGTGGACCGCATGGACAACTGCCCGGAAGAGGCTGGCCCGCGTGAGAACCACGGCTGTCTCGAGGAGCAGTTCGTGGAGATCCAAGAGGACCGCCTGGTCATCACGCAGATCATCTACTTCCGCACCAACCGCGACGTCATCGAGGACCGCTCGTTCCCGCTGCTCGCGCAGATCGCGAACGTGTTGAACTCGCACCCCGAGATCACCCGCATCAGCATCGAGGGTCACACGGACAGCCGTGGCCGTGCCCGCAACAACCTCACGCTCTCGCAGCGTCGCGCCCGCTCGGTCATGAACCACCTCATGACCACGGGTGGCGTGGACGCCTCGCGGCTCAGCTCCGAGGGCTACGGCTCCACTCGCCCGGTCATCGAGAACGCCACCACCGAGGAAGAGCACGCCCAGAACCGCCGCGTCGAGTTCGTCATTCACCACGACTGAACCCGAGCTGCCGCACCTGCCTTGACCGGTCACCCCGCGCATACGACCTTGCGCGGGTGACCGGTCTTCGCATTTTCTCCATCGCGGGCATCCCAGTGTGGATCAGCCCCTGGTTCTTCCTGCTCGGTGCGCTCTACGTGCACCAACTGGGCTGGAGAGAGGGGCTGGTCTTCACGCTCTGCGTGAGCGTGAGCATCCTCGTCCACGAGCTGGGCCACGCGCTCGTGGCCGCTCGCTACCGGCTGTCGCCGCAGATCCTGCTGCACGGCCTGGGTGGGCTCTGTGCCCATGAGCGCGCCGACCGAGACCGCCACGATGCGCTGATCTTGGTGGCCGGTCCGCTTGCGGGGCTGCTGCTCGGGGTCTTGGTGCTGGCGGCGCGCTTTGGGCTCCTCGCTGGCGGCGTCACGGTCAGCCCCGACGCCGAGGCCGCCATCTCGTTCCTGCTCTACATCAACATCGTCTGGTCCATCGTGAACCTGCTGCCCATGTGGCCGCTCGACGGGGGACGCCTCTTCCGCCTCGGCCTGCTGCAGGTGATGCGGCCGTTGTGGGCCGAGCGCCTCACGCACGGGACCTCCATGGCGCTCTTGGCGGGCGGCGCCATCTATGGCTTCACGGGCGGCATGGTGTTCCTGGGCTTCATCGCGCTGTATTTCATGCACCAGAACCTGCGGGTGCTGCTGGGCGAAGCCCAGGGGGACGTGGTCCGGCACAAGAACCCGCGCGTGAAGGCCATGTTGGCGGACGTGCAGGCCGCCTACGACGCGGGGGACGACGCCGAGGTGCTGCTGCGCGGGCACCGCCTGCGCGACGAGAGCAACCTGCCGGAGAAGACGGTTCGGCGGCTCTTCGCGATGCTGGGCGTCAGCACCGCGCGCCTCGGCCGCCACAGCGAGGCGCTGGCGTACCTGCAGCGCGCCGAGACCAACCCCGAAGTGGTCGAAGCGGCCATCGAGTGCCTGCATATGCTCGACCGCGACCGGGAGCTCGACAAGCTCCTGGAGTCCAAAGCCTTCCAGCTGCTCTCCGCCGCCCGCCGCCAGCAGATCCTGGACGTGGTGCGCCCGGAGGCAACCTCCGCCTAGGCCTCAGCCACGCTGGCTCATGGGGAGCCGCGCCCGCGCGATCTCGCGGCGCGCGATCAGCCGCTCGGGCTCGAAGGGCGCGAGCTCGGGCCCAAAGGCCGCCGCCGTGCTGCTCACGGGCGCCGGGCCACGGGCCAGGTCATCGAGGGCGCTCAAGTAGGCGCCCAGCGTGTGCGGTCCGAAGAGCGTGGAGGCCCCCTCGTAGCGCTGGTGGGCGTACTCCTCGGGCGTGGTGATGTAGCCCGCGTAGCCGTTGGAGTGCCCTGCTACCACAGCGTCCGGGGCGCTGGGCCAGTGCTCACGCAACAGGGCCCGCACGCGGCGGCCGGCCACCGTGGTGGGCTCGCCGGGCAGCAGCGCCAGCGGCACACCGGCCAACGACAGGAGCTGCAGCGGCAGGAAGCGCGGCGCCCACGGCTCGTCCAGCACTCCGCCGGCATACGCCGCGCTCATGTACGCCATGGAGTAGTCGAAGCGGCCGAGCCCAGCCAGCCGGGTGTACGGGACCAGCCCAAAGGCCAACCCGTGCACGCCCTTGCCCACCTCGAAGAGCGGCACCTGCGGGTCGTCCTTGGCCGTGCGACGCCGCAGCGTGGCGAGGGCATCGAACACCGGCCGCAGACCGTGTAGCGGGCCGGGGCCTTCGAGCGTGCCCAGGCTCATGCTCAGGCCCAGACGCGCGCTGCGAGTGCGCAGGCCACCCGATCGCAGCTCCTGGCCACGGCGTCTGTGGGTCGCGAAGCGTGGCGCTACCGGCGCGTTGGCCATGTCCAGGTGCACGGTCCTGCCCTCCACGGGGCCGCTCAGCGCGGGCGTCCGCCCCGCCCGCTCGAACGCCCGCCAGGCCCAGTCGGCCTGCAGCATACCGTTGAGGTCTGCGCTGGCGTGGTCGTCGTCGTGCTCTCCGATGGCCTCGCCGCGCTCGGCGTCCCAGCGGCGGTTGGGGGACACGTCGCCTGCGGCGCCCTGCGCGAAGATGGCCACGAAGCCCGGGCGGTGCTCGCTGCTCGCACCTGCACGCTGCTCGAGCGCGGCCGCAGCGATACCCTTGTTGTCCGAGTGCAGCTGGTCGAGGTGCGGATGGAGGCTGGTGCCGTGCACCCCGAACCAGTTCACGAGGCCTAGGCCACGCCCCGCGGCGTCACTCACGCGCAGCGTCTGTGTGTCCCGCGTGGTGGCCAGCTCCGGCCGACCGGGGGCCACGGTTCGCGTGTCGCGGTTGTCGTTGTAGGCCCGCAGCGAGCGGTTGAACGCGACCGGCACGGTATACGGGATGCGCGCGCTGGCGTACTGCAGGGTGGCGGGTTCGGCCGCGTGAACCGCGCTCGCAATGCAGTCCACGATGCCGGCCACCACTGCGCCGAAGACCACGGACGAGAAGCCACGGTTGGTGGTGTTGTACATGGGGAACTGCGACAGCCCGCTGGGCCCCGAGTGGGTGTGCGTAGCGCCGAGCGCGACGTTGTGTGCGCCGAGGCCGGCCAGCGCGGGCTCGTGGCGCGCGCGCTCGGCGAGGGCGGCCAAGACCGCCAGGCGCACCGCGCACGTCAGGAAGCCCAGCTCGGCTACCACCAGCACCACCTGACCGCCGGTCGCGGTGTCCTCGAGGAACAACGCGCGCGCGAAGAGCGGCGTCGCCACACCGCGCACCTTGTGGCCCGGGTGCTCCCAGCCGAGCATGGCCATGCCCGGCTCGTACGCCGTGATCTCACGCCGGCTGAAGCCCGCACGATAGGAGGTGACCATCGCGCGAGGTGTACTGCAGGACGGGCGCCCCGACCAGACGCCCGCCTGCGGAAGCCGCGTAACATTTCGAGGGCTGGCCGTTACGCGGAGGAGTCCTTCGCGACTCGTGGCACCCAAGGAGCTCCCCATGTCCGTTTCTTCTCGCATCCGTCGGTCCGCGCGCCGGACCACCTCGCTCACCGTCTTCGCCGCCAGCATGGCGCTCGCGCCCGCTCTGGTGGGCTGCGGCGAGTCCACCCCGGCCGAGGCCCCCTCTGCGCCGCTCGAGGCCCCCACGGCGCCAGCGACAGGCAGCGTGTGGCAGGTGGCCACCGACGGCTCGGCGGTGGACTTCCTCATGGCGGCACCGCTCGAGAACATCCACGGTCGCGCGCCCGGTTCCGTGCAGGGGGAGCT from Sandaracinaceae bacterium includes the following:
- a CDS encoding HEAT repeat domain-containing protein — its product is MPRALLLPPASFFTLAALGVLLGACGGDTPAVPSAAPAVSGLPAPSALVVLSDAERARVPEVLAELRNGSFSRSVVIHDNARVLLWLAETSTDPSVTTAALRGLLTTWTHSPRYAERMALVSPEYATIVLRRMGDDHPGVQAAAIKASIKCLLGESPHTGVAARLSELATRHPSAAGRLEALEALWHSSVIVETPSHIAPFVAALDAPEPWLVSGSLFRLGAFGAGWPDQGTLRARLRELLAHVDPGVRGRAATALSTIVGPQDADRDAVAQAILPLLRDAHAYPRSAAATALAWLDYRPAVPELVALLDDSASNVYDLRDFTLLDGTPGLSHHDGSPWSRVDDAALRALQSFSSRLGTRFTFDVHHERVDTDLAAAGSVARAWYQGVRSELPPG
- a CDS encoding fatty acid desaturase; the encoded protein is MPTTSTAAPTSEGHRTPPRPVPLAARDIDHAGFARDLDALKRELRAQAGQPDLDHLAKIERWGRLCTAAGYATAWLAPNPLSALLLSQGRLTRWAMVAHHVSHRGYDHVPGVPEERTSRTFAAGSRRFRDWFDWIDPQAWNVEHNRLHHYRLGELADPDLVEANLDWLRASDLPRPVRMAVIAFFASTWKWTYYAPNTLRVLLNDGAQREGGAPRTLASMWGERALWERCLVPYATAHFVLAPLLFLPLGPIAATNVLVNSMLAEWFTNLHSFLVITTNHAGEDMYAFDEPVSEGKGEFYFRQVVGSTNFRTGSDFNDFLHGFLNYQIEHHVFPDMSMLQYQRMQPAVRALCERYGVPYVQEPVLTRLQKTLAVMLGDANMLRAAPREAAPA
- a CDS encoding RNA-binding protein; protein product: MSKKLFVGSLSWGTDDQGLRTAFERFGDVTDAKVITDRDSGRSRGFGFVTFADDGAADQAVEQMHGATLDGRTLNVNEAQDRRDGGGGGGGGGGGRGGYGGGGGGGGRDRDGGGGGGRGGRDGGGGGRGGRDGGGGGGGRW
- a CDS encoding OmpA family protein, encoding MSHPRNKRLPLLLVFAALACPAGSLAQSPVDDAQAQAQAARDAYHSLDLDQAQEQARAAVDTCERGGCPAPDMARYYVLQGMVEYAATQDRDRARAMFRQAVHTDNAVELDPELATPDLQAILVDAREDVAIDGTLSPEEVAARHGDDTPRLHEGGTCHQDEQCSAGLICEGNICVSGERPEVEEPWQRFFLEVGFNMAAATASDQMTPADAPVLTFNGTVPTGVERFDPQMDDDRSNDSYYVGGQNGCNAPVPTDEATTDNYCVRVTSGLFVFAPGIHVGLGLWFTERLGVSLRARIGIGHGGGSLSFIQLGARFHFRVVVPKPDGLHISLFLGAAYGQIQVRPKQVDADRIWATTGPIGIDLGMNLGYRFTPNVGIFVQPGVYTLLPDFSLGLSATVGLDLAIGSVGGPPPPPPEPEPEDDDRDGDRILNHNDACEDEAEDVDGYEDEDGCPELDNDSDGIVDGADACPREAEDMDGYEDDDGCPERDNDGDGVADVDDACPNEVGVGIARGCPEPDRDGDGVVDRMDNCPEEAGPRENHGCLEEQFVEIQEDRLVITQIIYFRTNRDVIEDRSFPLLAQIANVLNSHPEITRISIEGHTDSRGRARNNLTLSQRRARSVMNHLMTTGGVDASRLSSEGYGSTRPVIENATTEEEHAQNRRVEFVIHHD
- a CDS encoding neutral/alkaline non-lysosomal ceramidase N-terminal domain-containing protein; amino-acid sequence: MVTSYRAGFSRREITAYEPGMAMLGWEHPGHKVRGVATPLFARALFLEDTATGGQVVLVVAELGFLTCAVRLAVLAALAERARHEPALAGLGAHNVALGATHTHSGPSGLSQFPMYNTTNRGFSSVVFGAVVAGIVDCIASAVHAAEPATLQYASARIPYTVPVAFNRSLRAYNDNRDTRTVAPGRPELATTRDTQTLRVSDAAGRGLGLVNWFGVHGTSLHPHLDQLHSDNKGIAAAALEQRAGASSEHRPGFVAIFAQGAAGDVSPNRRWDAERGEAIGEHDDDHASADLNGMLQADWAWRAFERAGRTPALSGPVEGRTVHLDMANAPVAPRFATHRRRGQELRSGGLRTRSARLGLSMSLGTLEGPGPLHGLRPVFDALATLRRRTAKDDPQVPLFEVGKGVHGLAFGLVPYTRLAGLGRFDYSMAYMSAAYAGGVLDEPWAPRFLPLQLLSLAGVPLALLPGEPTTVAGRRVRALLREHWPSAPDAVVAGHSNGYAGYITTPEEYAHQRYEGASTLFGPHTLGAYLSALDDLARGPAPVSSTAAAFGPELAPFEPERLIARREIARARLPMSQRG